In the genome of Leeuwenhoekiella sp. MAR_2009_132, one region contains:
- a CDS encoding BT_3928 family protein, with translation MKKLVGVIRIFVGILFIISGFIKLNDPVGFSFKLQEYFSPDVLNMEFLSPFALGLAILLVIVELVLGVALIIGYYKKPTMWLLLLMILFFTFLTFYSAYFNKVTDCGCFGDALPLTPWQSFSKDVVLLILILFLFFNLKHIQPFFSNFGRSIVIFATFIGCLSFGYYVLMHLPVFDFRAYKVGVNIQEGMEIPEGAEKAVFDYHWKFDVNGSQKIITTQGEYPSSEGTFLGVETEVVTQGYVPPIHDFTIEKEGENYTEDFLNTPNLIVIIAYDINKTEWNGWPVIKELTNDALKKGYTVIGLTSSGENEVNDLKEKQNINFDFYFTDATVLKTIVRSNPGILKLHNGTILQKKHWNDAKEIDLEVLPTAKSALNLVLKNKLDSISRYDQLYRPLLQESDPDKREKLAQDLGIAKEDYTGDLWKKQRMIDTSNLKIIKTILDNYGYPGKSLVGEPTNLIALEVIRHNPIQIEEYLDLFKKAAAQGEIPMTQVAALEDKYLMQQRKEQLYGTQAQITAANGFFIWPIKDPESVNERRAAAGFTSTIEEYATDLMGKNASYKTLKLSDIKTL, from the coding sequence TTGAAAAAACTAGTTGGTGTAATTCGCATTTTTGTAGGTATTCTCTTTATAATTTCAGGATTTATTAAACTCAATGATCCTGTAGGATTCTCTTTTAAGCTACAGGAGTACTTCTCTCCAGATGTCTTAAATATGGAGTTTTTGAGTCCGTTTGCACTGGGACTTGCAATCTTGTTAGTTATCGTTGAGCTGGTTCTGGGAGTTGCATTAATTATAGGCTATTATAAAAAGCCTACGATGTGGCTTCTATTGCTCATGATCTTGTTTTTCACCTTCCTTACCTTCTATTCTGCCTATTTTAATAAAGTGACAGACTGTGGTTGTTTTGGAGATGCGTTACCGCTTACCCCGTGGCAGTCGTTTTCAAAAGATGTAGTTTTATTAATTCTTATTTTGTTTTTGTTTTTCAATCTAAAACACATTCAGCCTTTCTTTTCTAATTTCGGTAGGTCTATTGTCATCTTTGCCACATTTATAGGATGCTTAAGTTTTGGATATTATGTTTTAATGCACCTTCCGGTTTTTGACTTTAGAGCGTATAAAGTAGGTGTAAATATTCAGGAAGGAATGGAAATTCCTGAGGGAGCAGAGAAAGCCGTTTTTGACTACCACTGGAAATTTGACGTTAATGGTTCTCAAAAAATTATTACCACTCAAGGAGAATACCCCTCTTCTGAAGGAACGTTTCTAGGTGTAGAAACCGAAGTTGTTACACAAGGTTATGTACCACCTATACACGATTTTACAATAGAAAAAGAAGGTGAGAATTATACTGAAGATTTTCTAAACACACCCAATCTCATCGTAATTATAGCGTACGATATTAATAAAACAGAATGGAATGGCTGGCCGGTTATTAAGGAACTCACAAACGACGCATTAAAAAAGGGATATACCGTAATTGGTCTTACATCTTCGGGCGAAAATGAGGTTAATGATCTCAAAGAAAAACAGAATATAAATTTTGATTTTTACTTTACAGACGCTACCGTTTTAAAAACAATTGTACGCAGTAATCCCGGTATTTTAAAGTTACATAATGGTACAATTCTTCAAAAAAAACACTGGAACGATGCTAAAGAAATTGATCTTGAAGTTTTGCCAACTGCAAAATCTGCTCTCAATTTAGTATTAAAAAACAAATTAGACAGCATCTCGCGCTATGACCAATTGTATCGCCCTTTATTACAGGAATCAGATCCTGATAAACGTGAAAAACTTGCGCAGGATTTAGGTATCGCTAAAGAAGATTACACTGGTGATCTTTGGAAAAAACAGCGCATGATAGACACCAGTAATTTAAAAATTATTAAAACGATTTTAGATAATTACGGCTATCCCGGAAAATCATTAGTAGGCGAACCTACTAATCTTATCGCGCTTGAAGTGATACGGCACAATCCTATTCAGATAGAAGAATATCTAGATCTATTTAAAAAAGCTGCGGCTCAGGGAGAAATCCCAATGACTCAAGTCGCTGCCTTAGAAGACAAGTATCTTATGCAGCAACGCAAGGAACAACTGTACGGAACTCAAGCTCAGATTACAGCGGCAAACGGATTTTTCATTTGGCCAATAAAAGACCCTGAATCTGTAAATGAAAGACGTGCTGCAGCAGGTTTTACAAGTACTATTGAAGAATATGCTACAGATTTAATGGGCAAAAACGCTAGTTATAAGACATTAAAACTATCTGATATTAAAACGCTCTGA
- a CDS encoding ABC transporter permease: MITYILNKIGYALLTLFGVVTVVFLLFTVLPGDPARMMLDQNEDPQQLAIIKHKYGFDQPILTQYGYYLNDLSPISIHNKSGANYTSLSSGKYTYITLITTRVHAIVLKEPYLRESFQKTGKTVVEVISETLPNTIVLAVSAITLAILLGIFLGIVSANARDTWLDKFIQVISTLGMSVPSFFSAILFAWLFGYVLHKYTNLNMTGSLYEIDDFGEAITIQWKNIVLPAIVLGIRPLAVVIQLMRNSLLEVYNQEYIRTAQAKGLNKWQIVWRHALKNALNPVVTAVSGWFASMLAGAVFVEYIFGWNGLGKEIVDALNTLDLPIIMGSVLVIATMFILINILVDLIYGLLDPKVRIR, from the coding sequence CTGATTACTTACATTCTAAATAAAATCGGTTATGCCCTGCTTACTCTATTTGGAGTAGTTACTGTGGTGTTTTTGTTATTTACCGTGCTTCCGGGAGACCCTGCGCGTATGATGCTTGATCAAAACGAAGATCCTCAGCAACTGGCGATTATTAAGCATAAATATGGTTTTGATCAACCCATATTAACGCAGTATGGGTACTATTTAAATGACTTATCCCCTATCTCAATACACAATAAATCTGGTGCAAATTATACCAGTTTATCCTCTGGTAAATACACGTATATCACACTCATAACAACACGTGTTCACGCCATAGTTTTAAAAGAACCTTACTTAAGAGAGTCGTTTCAAAAAACAGGAAAAACCGTTGTTGAAGTTATTTCAGAAACGCTACCAAATACTATAGTTCTTGCAGTGAGTGCAATTACACTTGCCATACTATTGGGTATTTTTTTAGGAATCGTATCTGCCAATGCTCGTGATACCTGGTTAGACAAATTTATACAGGTAATAAGTACACTGGGAATGAGTGTCCCCAGTTTTTTTAGCGCCATTCTATTTGCGTGGCTTTTTGGATATGTACTTCACAAGTATACAAATCTTAATATGACAGGAAGCCTTTATGAGATCGATGATTTTGGCGAAGCCATTACTATACAGTGGAAAAATATAGTATTGCCCGCTATTGTTTTAGGCATTCGGCCATTAGCTGTTGTCATTCAATTAATGCGTAATTCGCTTTTAGAGGTTTACAATCAGGAATATATACGTACGGCACAGGCAAAAGGCTTAAACAAATGGCAAATTGTATGGCGCCATGCCCTTAAAAATGCATTAAACCCGGTAGTTACAGCTGTTTCGGGTTGGTTTGCTTCGATGCTAGCGGGAGCCGTTTTTGTAGAATATATTTTTGGGTGGAATGGTTTGGGAAAAGAAATCGTTGATGCCTTAAATACACTAGACTTACCTATAATTATGGGATCTGTTTTAGTAATTGCAACGATGTTTATTCTCATAAACATTCTGGTTGACCTCATTTATGGACTTCTCGATCCTAAAGTACGTATTAGGTAG
- the tpiA gene encoding triose-phosphate isomerase codes for MRKNIVAGNWKMNTDLAETQDLISDLKKIAKTSEAEVIIAPPYTNLYSAFEAVKGLDISVAAQNMHQSASGAFTGEISAGMLKSIGIKTVILGHSERRAYFDEKEDLLAEKVNTALENDMTVIYCFGEELKDRNFSEHFEVVNKQISNALFHLDAAAWKNIILAYEPVWAIGTGETASPDQAQEMHAFIRKTIADEYSQEIADEVTILYGGSVKPNNAQEIFSKPDVDGGLIGGASLKAEDFMAIVNAF; via the coding sequence ATGAGAAAAAACATCGTAGCCGGTAACTGGAAAATGAATACAGATCTTGCTGAAACTCAAGATTTAATTTCAGACTTAAAGAAAATCGCTAAAACTTCTGAGGCAGAAGTTATAATTGCACCTCCCTATACTAATCTTTACAGTGCTTTTGAGGCTGTAAAAGGCTTAGATATAAGCGTAGCTGCTCAAAATATGCATCAATCTGCTTCGGGTGCTTTTACCGGCGAGATAAGTGCAGGTATGTTAAAAAGTATTGGTATTAAAACAGTTATTTTAGGTCATAGTGAGCGTCGCGCGTATTTTGATGAAAAAGAAGATCTTTTAGCAGAAAAAGTAAATACTGCATTAGAAAATGATATGACGGTAATTTACTGTTTTGGAGAAGAATTAAAAGACCGAAACTTTAGCGAGCATTTTGAAGTGGTAAATAAACAAATTAGTAATGCATTATTTCACTTAGATGCAGCTGCATGGAAAAATATAATATTAGCTTATGAGCCTGTTTGGGCAATAGGAACCGGTGAGACTGCCAGCCCTGATCAAGCTCAGGAAATGCACGCATTTATACGCAAAACCATTGCCGATGAGTACTCACAGGAAATAGCTGATGAAGTTACCATTCTTTATGGTGGAAGTGTAAAACCTAACAATGCACAGGAAATTTTCTCAAAACCAGATGTTGACGGTGGTTTAATAGGTGGCGCTTCATTAAAAGCAGAAGATTTTATGGCAATTGTAAATGCATTTTAA
- the prmA gene encoding 50S ribosomal protein L11 methyltransferase codes for MAEAYSEYEFKVNPVNPGVEILIAQLGELDFESFDETEDGVKAYIVSSLNRNDLLENIYILKNQEFEISYTVNHIEPVNWNEEWEKNFEPIEVDGICSVRAPFHPKPDTEYDIVIEPKMSFGTGHHETTHLMIKHLLKLDVTGKKTLDMGCGTGILAILAAMKDAKPVEAIDIDPWCYENTVENVERNGVSFIEAFEGDVKLLDGKQYDLIIANINRNILLADIPAYAGCLNHTGTLLLSGFYTQDIPAITEVCNQHGLNFIMNFERNNWVACKFVKN; via the coding sequence ATGGCTGAAGCATATTCTGAGTATGAGTTTAAAGTAAATCCCGTAAACCCGGGGGTAGAAATACTCATTGCACAACTTGGCGAACTTGATTTTGAAAGTTTTGATGAGACCGAAGATGGCGTTAAAGCTTATATCGTATCCTCATTAAATCGCAATGATTTACTTGAGAATATTTATATTCTCAAAAATCAGGAGTTTGAAATTAGTTATACTGTTAATCATATCGAACCTGTTAATTGGAATGAGGAATGGGAAAAAAACTTTGAGCCCATAGAAGTTGATGGTATTTGCTCGGTTAGAGCACCTTTTCATCCTAAACCAGATACCGAGTATGATATTGTTATTGAACCTAAAATGTCATTTGGTACAGGTCATCACGAGACCACACATTTGATGATTAAACATCTTTTAAAGCTAGATGTAACCGGCAAAAAAACTTTAGATATGGGTTGTGGCACTGGTATTCTAGCAATACTCGCTGCTATGAAAGACGCTAAGCCGGTTGAGGCAATAGATATAGACCCGTGGTGTTATGAAAACACGGTAGAAAATGTAGAGCGAAACGGAGTGTCATTTATTGAAGCTTTTGAAGGAGATGTAAAACTTCTAGACGGCAAACAGTATGATTTAATAATCGCTAATATTAATAGAAATATTCTTTTAGCAGATATACCAGCTTATGCAGGTTGTCTAAATCATACAGGTACTTTGCTTCTTAGCGGCTTTTATACCCAAGATATTCCTGCAATTACCGAAGTTTGTAATCAACATGGGCTAAATTTTATCATGAATTTTGAAAGAAATAATTGGGTAGCTTGTAAATTTGTAAAAAATTAA
- a CDS encoding ATP-dependent Clp protease adaptor ClpS: MSTREKIQEEVDVLEAEDRNNEIIVYNDDVNTFDHVIETLIHVCEHTPIQAEQCSLIVHYKGKCTVKTGSYDYLEPRCSALLDAGLSAEII, encoded by the coding sequence ATGAGCACAAGAGAAAAGATTCAAGAAGAAGTAGATGTCCTCGAGGCCGAAGATCGAAATAATGAGATAATTGTTTATAATGACGACGTTAATACCTTTGACCACGTTATAGAAACTTTAATACATGTGTGCGAGCATACGCCCATACAAGCAGAACAATGCTCACTCATTGTTCACTATAAAGGTAAATGTACCGTTAAAACAGGTAGTTACGATTATTTAGAACCCAGATGCAGCGCATTACTTGATGCGGGATTGAGCGCCGAAATCATCTGA
- a CDS encoding M57 family metalloprotease, whose protein sequence is MLVHTFRKAALFSLGCSLVFASCSEDATETPEVEMQQTATLEVSQAILDQVEDLGMNTRFVKWDDFYFPDGTSEPRLFLEEDVIVTPEQLTAMVNLTKVEKGATQSKQYRTSALVSQGRTISIIGYTGGNQALSTKERTALQWAVDNYNRLSGVSISFNLTFGTNYQNKDMVVYNNTVNNPSGAGGSAGFPSNGLPHKFVQIYGLANYDTNVVEHVITHEIGHSVGFRHTDWFSRQSCGDNVNEGGDVNLVPGTPSGYDATSIMLACFSASEDGEFNANDITALNNMY, encoded by the coding sequence ATGTTAGTACACACATTTAGAAAAGCTGCTCTATTCAGCTTAGGTTGTTCTTTAGTTTTTGCCTCTTGTTCTGAAGATGCAACCGAAACTCCTGAAGTAGAAATGCAACAAACTGCTACACTTGAGGTGTCTCAGGCAATTCTTGATCAGGTTGAAGATTTAGGAATGAATACCCGATTTGTAAAATGGGATGATTTCTATTTTCCTGATGGCACTTCTGAACCCCGCCTATTCTTAGAAGAAGATGTTATCGTAACCCCAGAGCAATTAACCGCAATGGTCAATTTGACAAAAGTAGAAAAAGGTGCAACGCAGAGTAAACAATACAGAACTTCTGCTTTAGTATCTCAGGGACGTACTATATCTATAATAGGATATACCGGCGGAAACCAGGCACTAAGTACAAAAGAACGTACAGCATTACAGTGGGCAGTAGATAACTACAATAGATTAAGTGGCGTATCTATAAGCTTCAATCTAACCTTTGGTACAAACTATCAAAATAAAGATATGGTTGTTTACAATAATACTGTAAATAACCCAAGTGGTGCAGGTGGGAGCGCAGGGTTTCCAAGTAATGGTTTACCCCATAAATTTGTTCAGATCTATGGTTTAGCAAATTATGATACAAATGTAGTAGAGCACGTTATTACGCACGAGATAGGACATTCTGTAGGTTTTAGACATACAGACTGGTTTAGCAGACAGAGTTGTGGAGATAATGTAAATGAAGGTGGAGATGTAAACTTAGTACCCGGTACACCTAGTGGTTATGATGCTACATCAATTATGTTAGCTTGCTTTAGCGCTAGTGAAGATGGTGAGTTTAATGCTAATGATATTACCGCTTTAAATAACATGTACTAG
- a CDS encoding porin, producing MKSVLFAILTFTSFWGFSQQDGSPDEPIIPVDKAGLLKNIDITFDLRMDFQAYTFRGGDNYYNGLQFENGFTALGIAAKINDKLKFKFRNRFNKSGDVQSLDRLGSNIELAYIDVKLSNALNMYLGKMTALYGGYEYEFIARDVLEYNDIYGNALAFVTGAGLSYKTAEHNTFGIQVLNSRTALYEDIYGDVVAENIQEPDWPVTFVGNWRGSFFDGKLETIYSLSHSTEVKDRGTTFFTLGHKYENKNITLMYDFHYSYEEIDTKGIVTRVIDNEIAAENVTYIENWFRGKYRFSPKIEGLLTLMTSSARDNAQADNKLIRTSYGVIPTVYYSPFKDLNVKFYFAYIGRYYDYSEYAINSFGASSFNKNEVRVGFIAPLLLL from the coding sequence ATGAAGTCTGTTTTATTTGCCATTCTAACATTCACCTCATTTTGGGGGTTTTCTCAACAAGACGGCAGCCCTGATGAACCTATAATTCCGGTTGATAAAGCAGGTCTTTTAAAAAATATAGATATCACCTTTGATCTACGTATGGACTTTCAAGCCTATACCTTTAGAGGTGGTGACAATTACTACAACGGTCTCCAATTTGAAAATGGCTTTACAGCCCTGGGAATTGCCGCAAAAATAAATGATAAACTCAAATTTAAATTTAGAAATCGCTTCAATAAAAGTGGTGATGTACAAAGCCTCGATAGGCTGGGAAGTAATATAGAACTGGCATATATAGATGTTAAATTGAGTAATGCACTCAATATGTATCTTGGCAAAATGACAGCTTTATACGGTGGTTATGAGTATGAATTTATTGCTCGTGATGTGCTTGAATACAATGATATTTATGGTAATGCACTGGCCTTTGTTACCGGAGCCGGTTTAAGCTATAAAACTGCTGAACATAATACGTTTGGGATACAGGTGTTAAACTCAAGAACAGCCCTTTATGAAGACATCTATGGCGATGTGGTTGCAGAAAATATACAGGAACCAGACTGGCCGGTTACCTTTGTAGGCAACTGGCGCGGAAGCTTTTTTGACGGTAAACTAGAAACAATATACAGTTTGAGTCATTCTACAGAAGTTAAAGATAGAGGTACCACATTTTTTACACTGGGACATAAATATGAAAACAAAAACATAACCTTAATGTATGACTTTCATTACAGTTATGAAGAAATTGATACAAAGGGCATTGTTACCCGGGTTATTGATAACGAAATAGCCGCAGAAAATGTGACCTATATTGAAAACTGGTTTCGTGGTAAGTATCGTTTTAGCCCTAAAATTGAAGGATTGTTGACATTAATGACCAGTAGCGCTCGCGATAATGCACAAGCTGACAATAAATTGATAAGAACCAGTTATGGCGTGATACCTACTGTGTATTACAGTCCGTTTAAAGATCTTAATGTAAAGTTTTATTTTGCCTATATAGGTAGGTACTATGATTATTCAGAGTATGCGATAAATTCATTTGGCGCATCATCTTTTAATAAAAATGAAGTGCGAGTTGGATTTATAGCTCCTTTATTGCTCTTATAA
- a CDS encoding ABC transporter ATP-binding protein, translating into MSEKKVSILSAFKTIIWPRRKLVFIGLILIVISKAASFVAPLSLKYLMDDIIPNKNVELLKLLVAAVGLAILIQAATSFLLTKILSVQAQYMISELRAQVQKKVLSLPIRFFDNTKSGALVSRIMSDVEGVRNLIGTGLVQLVGGSITAVVSLVLLLRISWTMTLFTLIPLAVFALIALKAFKIIRPIFRNRGVINAEVTGRLTETLGGVRVIKGFNAEEQENKIFEEGVERLFQNVKKSLTATALMTSSSTFLLGLATTGIMGIGGYKIMMGELTIGDFLTFTFLLGLMIAPIVQMSNIGSQLTEALAGLDRTEELMNMTPESDEKNRTQHLQNFKGHIVFENVSFAYEENKEVLTGINFEAKSGEVVALVGSSGSGKSTIAGLAATFLNPQSGTITVDGQDISKVNLNSFRKHLGVVLQDEFLFEGSIRQNILFPRPNATEDELQAAVNAAYVNEFTDRFEDGLDTLIGERGVKLSGGQRQRIAIARAVLANPKILILDEATSNLDTESEALIQKSLATLTQGRTTFVIAHRLSTIRKADQILVIENGQIAERGTHDVLIANQGRYYNLFTYQARI; encoded by the coding sequence ATGTCAGAAAAAAAAGTAAGTATTCTCAGTGCTTTTAAAACCATTATTTGGCCCAGAAGAAAGCTGGTGTTTATAGGGTTAATTTTAATTGTGATTAGCAAGGCAGCAAGCTTTGTAGCACCCCTGTCTCTTAAATATTTAATGGATGATATTATACCTAATAAGAATGTAGAACTACTCAAGCTCTTAGTCGCAGCTGTAGGACTCGCTATTTTAATTCAAGCAGCAACGTCGTTTTTATTGACTAAGATTTTGAGCGTACAGGCTCAATATATGATCTCAGAGTTGAGAGCTCAGGTTCAAAAAAAGGTACTGTCTTTACCCATTCGGTTTTTTGATAATACAAAATCGGGAGCGCTGGTCTCCCGTATAATGAGTGATGTAGAGGGCGTACGTAACTTAATAGGAACAGGATTAGTACAACTGGTAGGAGGTAGTATCACAGCTGTGGTATCACTCGTTTTGCTGTTACGCATAAGCTGGACGATGACTTTGTTTACGCTTATTCCACTGGCTGTTTTTGCACTGATTGCGCTAAAGGCTTTTAAGATCATTCGACCTATTTTTAGAAATAGAGGGGTTATAAATGCCGAAGTCACAGGAAGGCTTACAGAAACTTTAGGGGGTGTACGCGTAATTAAAGGTTTTAATGCTGAAGAACAGGAGAATAAAATATTTGAAGAAGGTGTAGAGCGACTTTTTCAAAATGTAAAAAAGAGTTTAACGGCGACTGCGTTAATGACCAGCTCTTCAACATTTTTGTTAGGATTGGCTACCACCGGAATAATGGGAATAGGAGGTTATAAAATTATGATGGGCGAATTAACTATAGGTGATTTCCTGACTTTTACATTTTTGTTAGGATTAATGATAGCGCCCATTGTTCAAATGAGTAATATAGGAAGTCAATTAACAGAAGCTTTAGCAGGTCTTGATCGTACTGAAGAACTGATGAATATGACACCAGAATCTGACGAGAAAAACCGTACTCAACATCTTCAAAACTTTAAAGGACATATTGTTTTTGAGAATGTATCTTTTGCTTACGAGGAAAATAAAGAGGTGTTGACGGGGATTAATTTTGAAGCAAAATCGGGTGAAGTTGTAGCTTTAGTTGGAAGTTCAGGTTCTGGAAAAAGTACCATCGCAGGCCTTGCGGCCACATTTTTAAATCCGCAGTCTGGTACAATAACCGTAGATGGGCAGGATATATCAAAAGTGAATTTAAATAGCTTTAGGAAACATCTTGGTGTTGTTTTACAAGATGAATTTCTATTTGAAGGCAGTATACGACAGAATATTTTGTTTCCCAGGCCTAACGCTACTGAGGATGAATTGCAAGCGGCGGTTAATGCAGCATACGTAAATGAATTTACAGATAGGTTTGAGGACGGTTTAGATACTTTAATAGGTGAGCGTGGTGTAAAATTGTCTGGTGGTCAACGTCAACGAATCGCAATCGCGAGAGCTGTTTTAGCAAATCCTAAAATTTTAATTTTAGACGAAGCAACTTCTAATCTCGATACCGAAAGTGAGGCATTAATTCAAAAAAGTCTGGCTACCTTAACTCAGGGAAGAACAACCTTTGTTATAGCCCACCGCTTAAGTACCATTAGAAAAGCAGATCAAATCTTAGTCATAGAAAATGGTCAGATTGCAGAGCGCGGAACACACGATGTACTTATTGCTAACCAGGGGAGATACTATAACTTATTTACCTATCAGGCACGTATCTAA